The following DNA comes from Rosa rugosa chromosome 5, drRosRugo1.1, whole genome shotgun sequence.
ttttttctttcctactATCccattactcaaaaaaaaaaaaaaaaaatggtttgggcacccagaaaatgctctgggcaccccaATCAATAATCGGACCAAAACCACCGGATCGAATCAGGACGCCGACCTCTCTCACCTCTCCGAACCTCCAATCCTCATCGGAGTAGCCACCGACGCTTTTCTCTTCCTTGCCGACCTCAATACGAAGCTCGAGGAAGCTcgacagagagagagataaagacGCCAGAGATAGTAACCCTTCCACGGTTCCATTTCGCAAAGCTTCAACAAAACAGTTTCTGCAAAATTCAGACCTCGATCCGATAGTGTGGCCGGAGAATGAGGGCGAATTCGACGAAGAAGTCGCGGTTATCGGGAAATCCTTGCCGGAGGAGAAGGCGGCCCTGTGAGAGAGAATGCACCGACAATGATCTGCAATCCGAGCCCATCTCTGTCGTTGTAGCTCTGAAGCAGCTCGCCGGAGAAGGTGGCGACGTAGATTCAGGCGAAGGGAGGAGATGCAGCAGGTCGCCGGCGTCGATATGGAGAGAGAGACTggtctagagagagagaaagaggagagaggagagaatagagaagagagagagatcgtGATGAGAGAGAGTGGCATGgcatgtaattcattaattagattGAGGGCAGAATAGTTATTTcgttttaaattgggttagtgggaataaaaatctcttgctggggtaagtaggataactttagctcattttggggcttttggtcaaggaccctttttaTCAACTTTTTTGGGTCAGATTGCAGTCAACTGTAATTCGGAGAAACTTGTAACATAAATCAGTCCCAAACTGTCACACTTATGCTAAACTGAAACTGTCACATTTCCGATTTTAGGTCGTGGGAGCTCGGTGTCGAAAAGTAGAGTTACGAGATTTTTAGGAAAGTTGGAATGAGAAATTTGGATTCTAAATTGATAGAGATTGCAACATACTTTGACTTTAATTTTTCAAGATTTGTAGCACTTTTTATAATGAGCAAAATCACTCTTAACTTATTGGGGAAGCCGAATGTATACATTGGTAAAGAACATATTAAAGCAATAAGGTTTCTTTATCTTGGTTCGGAGGTATTTGTCTATTGCAATGACTTATCGATTTGCTCAGCTTTACAGATATTTTCAGGTTTTAGTACTTGGTGCCATGACCATCATCACATCAGGAAAGGTTCTTCTGATTGTTCACcccttagagcaagtccaccggttccTCTTTGACCGGCCAAAGCATGGATTTGCTGAGGtggtgaccgggcaagaaaaaaaacTCTCTTCCACCAACAGAAGCTTGACCGGGCAAAGGATGAACTTTCTTGACTTCGGTCAAGAAAAAAGGCAAGAGGATGACATTTTCCTTGCCCAGCCAAGGACTGTGCCAGCTCGGCCCACACCCAAACGTGGGTGACGTCtgcggagagagaagagaaacagACGCGCTGATGAAGAGACTGAAGCAGGAGAAGCTGACGCGTGGCGCCGCAGCAAGCAGAAACTGAAGCCCAGTCTGGGGTTGCTTCTATCTCGGCCTGGGGGCAGCGTCTGGGCCGCTGACGCCACGGAGCGGCCGGAAGAGGTAAGGCGACCTCGGGGGTGCCGGGTCCGTGgacggaggacgccggaggagggagaaacaggcgggtcgggtcagacgaaACCCGCCAGGTTTGGGGGCgcgcgagagagagaaccagagggggaaaatgaaaaaatgaaaaaatttcgtcctttgaaacaaaacataattttttttttgctatttatagaaaattttcagatttcaaaaattcataataaattcatacaaactccgaatattgcattccatatatgcacgagatcgtatcgacgagctctacaactttcatgaagaaagttttcccaaattcctaacgtataaaaagtcaattttcacgACTCTCTAAATAACGtttgtttcgaaaataaaaatcgattagAAACCGAATTTCTCGTACAACAACTAAATAACGTTGTATTGTACTtattcctagtttttcatttatgtaagaaaaaatcgatgaacagtgaaagatgaacagtcttgaccagtcaagaaaaacaacgggtgtaaacccatgtccagtggcagtgaacagtatcttgactggtcgaattcttgacttctcgaccttgacatttcttgactacaggtgaacttgctcttatacCAACCAGTTGGTTAAAATTGTAGATGAAagaatttcaaaattcaaactgGAAATTAATATTTTCTCTCAAACGAAAAGAGGCCAGTAAAATCCATAACACAGATAAATTGAAAAAACGATCCTTACAAAAGTTTTAGGATGAAACAAACTGTCCCATATCAGATGGCATTATCTAACCAGCCAGACTTATTGGTAAGGCAAAGAAGAAACTACTTCTTTTTATTAAATAGTTCTGCAATTATATATGGTTTCTGAATTCTTGATATCAAATGGTGTGAGCCTGAGATACTTCCTCTTCATCTTGAACCTCAGAAGCCACCTGGTTCTCCGGGACAGATGAAGCAGCCCGCTGTTGTGGATAATAATGGTGCACGACGATGATCCTACAAAGAAAAGGTGCATATATGTAAGATATCAAAGATGCGATGTCAAAGATGCGATGTAAAATCTGAAAGACTGAACTACAGACAATGAAGGGCAAGTTTCAGAAATGTCAATGTCCACACTATCAATTAAATTAACTCCAGGGAGGTCACTATTGAACCAAGTTTATCAAAACTTACTCCTGCTCATTTGTATAGGTGGCCGTTGGCATTCTTATGTCATTCTGTACACCATTAAAACCGGCAGGAGGAATTATGAAATCACTGGGAATGGCATTAACATCAGCGCTAGGAATTCCCAGGTTTCCAGCTGGAACTGAAACCCCATTACTATGACCAGCATGGCCACTTGAAAGGTGGTGGTTGATACAATCATCACAAATTCCATAACGTAGAGGACTCTCTGTTGGTTCGGATACTTCAGAAGGGTCATTCGGTTGATGATTATTAGGAATACCACCATTGGGGTCTACAGCAAATCTATCTGCATaatcaaaatattgtttcaAGTCTACTGTGAACAAAGTGAATTAATTGGTAAGTTAGATCAAAGGTGATATGGAAAGAAAATGAACTTACAGTCCGACAATATTGGATCCCACTGCCTGCAAGTTTCAAAGCATCCATATGTGAGATGAAGACCAAAAGGATACTAATCATCACGTCTAGAATAGTTATTATTATCTAACCTCAATAATTATCCTGAAAGAGGTCATGCAATTGTAAGAAATTCTTATTCTCTTTTTACCAAGATATTTCATCTGTCaaatttacttttctttttattatggTGATGTGGAAGCAATCTATATAAAGCCAAGCAAATCATGGCACAGAAAATCAATGTCTAAGACAATTAAAGACCAAAGAAATAATGATCATGACATGATTGACATCTATAACAATTATTATTAATGTAGATATCTGCCAGGAAAATGTTGTGTGTTCAATGATTCATCACTACATGGCATGATTAGTAAAGTAAATTTTTGCTGTGAACTCTTCATCCATACAAAGATCAAAACAGAAACTTATCACTTTCAGGCAAGACCTAGTAAATCTACATAATTAAATCGAGTCCATGACTGACTGGAAAAAACTTTAAAA
Coding sequences within:
- the LOC133708281 gene encoding uncharacterized protein LOC133708281 isoform X4, which codes for MPQRHLRWLWPRNIIKIDHEKKQLERCKKKIPPGDPQSIWQWDPILSDYRFAVDPNGGIPNNHQPNDPSEVSEPTESPLRYGICDDCINHHLSSGHAGHSNGVSVPAGNLGIPSADVNAIPSDFIIPPAGFNGVQNDIRMPTATYTNEQEIIVVHHYYPQQRAASSVPENQVASEVQDEEEVSQAHTI
- the LOC133708281 gene encoding uncharacterized protein LOC133708281 isoform X3, producing the protein MECPICRANENGTWRRYSENHGFEQNLHFENQHEDYFPEPISMIPPGDPQSIWQWDPILSDYRFAVDPNGGIPNNHQPNDPSEVSEPTESPLRYGICDDCINHHLSSGHAGHSNGVSVPAGNLGIPSADVNAIPSDFIIPPAGFNGVQNDIRMPTATYTNEQEIIVVHHYYPQQRAASSVPENQVASEVQDEEEVSQAHTI
- the LOC133708281 gene encoding uncharacterized protein LOC133708281 isoform X2, whose product is MASSSSECSICLNDLSSGCGRTVVTLQCSHTFHLDCIGSAFNARGAMECPICRANENGTWRRYSENHGFEQNLHFENQHEDYFPEPISMIPPGDPQSIWQWDPILSDYRFAVDPNGGIPNNHQPNDPSEVSEPTESPLRYGICDDCINHHLSSGHAGHSNGVSVPAGNLGIPSADVNAIPSDFIIPPAGFNGVQNDIRMPTATYTNEQEIIVVHHYYPQQRAASSVPENQVASEVQDEEEVSQAHTI
- the LOC133708281 gene encoding uncharacterized protein LOC133708281 isoform X1, with the translated sequence MSIESGSLQTHTGPTRPIQRWREGTPPDKDEKSTLALSNGYFRSLVIAKINCVYNCIGSAFNARGAMECPICRANENGTWRRYSENHGFEQNLHFENQHEDYFPEPISMIPPGDPQSIWQWDPILSDYRFAVDPNGGIPNNHQPNDPSEVSEPTESPLRYGICDDCINHHLSSGHAGHSNGVSVPAGNLGIPSADVNAIPSDFIIPPAGFNGVQNDIRMPTATYTNEQEIIVVHHYYPQQRAASSVPENQVASEVQDEEEVSQAHTI